The sequence AGGGTTTATGACTCGCATCCAGAGAGATTTATTTTACCAATATTTTATCACGATCGCCTTCACATGACTATTTTACAAAGGAAACgagatatattttatcgttCTCCACACGACGGCCGAATTACCGAACGATCTTGAAGCTTATTGGATATCGCTCCATCTTCCATGTTAGTTTATCAAACATATATCGCTTCTGTTTGGCAGGCTAAATCTATCAGGTTTGCTTTGGCACAAATAGATATATCAAtagttttctctctctctctctctctctctctctctctctctctctctctctctctttctctttcattctttGTCTGATCGAGAAAGATTCGTGAGTTCAATCGATGTCCAATTTTGCcatattttcaaaagtttatatatggACTGTTAGACCCTTTTTGTTCaatgaaacataaaaataattgttttaattgcaCGGTTATTGAACCTTACGAAAAACATTGCCGTAATTCCCTTATGGATTTCGAATTTTCAACTTTGATTACGATAATTGGAGAAAATTTGCGTGCAACGCGAATACCTCTAACTGCAACGAGCATAACATAACGTAAACATTGCAAATAATTGCCATGTCTGTCTGAGGGTGGTCTAATTATCGGCTCGCTTCGAAATACACAGGTTCAACGCGTTTATTTAGCGCAGCGATCGTCTCTGCCGCGGTAAACGAGGTTTCGTTAGGCAAGAGAGAACTCTCGTCGAAACGTTGCCGCAGCTCTTTGTGCTCGTGGTGATTTTGCGGAATTAGTTACGAATTACCAGGCGAATTACAATAACGGTTTCCGCCTGTCTCTGGCAATCTCTGGTTACGGCACGAGCAGACAAAATAGGCAGCCTGATTTCTCGCTTTCGTACTTTCTAATTGTTCCCTGCGATCGATGGTACGGCATTCGGGTGAAAAAATCAACGCTGCATTAATGCGTCGTCTTCTTCTCGATTTTTATCTCGAAAATCGAACTAATTTTATCTATGACTTCTGTATTCATTAATTTGAACGTAAGTTGAtagtgtatttattaaaatgttatgtgtttgcaaaataaattgaaacatatattttatgtatttgcgGGATTTGCGATACGCGATTTGATCactatttgtaaaatatttgtttcatgaGAATATTGACCACATTGTTCTTTTAGCTTAATTGTCATTGAATAAAACAATTGAATAAAACTCGTGCCGAAACTTTGTGGATGCGCACCGGCGTTTAACATGAAGTATTCATGCAATGTTTTTATCTCGATTTCCGCGCGAGTATAAATTATCGCGCGAATCACAGTGATCGCAAATGTGAATTAGATCGCACGAGTGGCGTAATCGTCACTGAGTTCGATCCCTATCAGCTTTCTAAGAGGCTCTAATCCATCAGTATGACTGGGGAAAGAGTCAAACGGCAAAAAACccgggaggaagggagggtgATCGACGATAATGCACTCGCTTTCTTACCGTGAGATATGAAAAAGGGAGATGGATTACCGCTCAAATCTCTTACCGCTTTAATGCATTGTTAATTGCCAGCTTGAAATATCATTGCAGTTATCACGTAGATCGCGTATCACGCGGGAGAGACCcattagaaaaattgtttttcacaACCAATTTTTCGCCCGGACCCGCAAGTTGATCAATTCATCATGTAGGCGTAAAGCGTTTGccgtttattatatttttaaggtaATCGGCGTCTGTCAAAGCGGCGAATCtgtccaatttttttttcagcgaaatattttcaaaggGTACAGAAAAaatgagaggaaaaaaaaatagagagcaCGTGTGTCACTTGGAACCAGCAAAACCGCGGGGCGCGTCACCAAAAATGCGAATTAATGTAACGCCTCGCTTGGTTCGTTTTTCCCCTTTCCCCCTTTTTACGCTTTTACAGTATGTTTGGCGTCGCAGTGTTCGGATTCCTGCATGAATGCTATTTTCGCTTTTGAGAGTTTCCGGAAAATTTTACAACGCTGCGCACGATGGGGGAGAAGGGAGGGGTTCCGGCTCGTAGAAATATTTCTCCCGGCGGAGTAATTCAGTTGTTACAGAATTTTTGCGGCAGATTCGTGTGCCggcgataaaatataaattcaactGGGTAAACGTGTCTCTGTGAAGAATTCCAGTCGTTTTATTTCTGTGCCTCAATGATATCTCAATATTATTCGCGAATTGTAAGAGTAGTTgtgatgttaaattaacatggGTAATAAAGGACATATTgacattacattataattgtcaatGTTAAGTTAATACTTCCGTAACGGTGGCTACTGCTTTGGATTTCTAtacggaaaaaatttattttgctgaaatatcgaaaaatttagctagatacaaatctgaaaatattttgttggaTTATCAAATAATGATATAGAATACTCTCAAACTAATTGCTAGAATATCAATATTCATTTTGTGCAGTATTACTCGTGCTTAAGATTATAATAGCTATTTGTATAGTTATTTTGAtagtccaacaaaattattatcagatttgtattcagttaaatttttgaatatttaaaacatttttctttccgtgaatatttaaatcttgtCTTTAAActattagtaaaaatattctagTCGAGATGTTGAAATTTAGATCTTGAAATCAGATCCAAACTTCAATTCGGATGAGAGGATAATAGTAATAGctattatcttaataataatcatgttatattataataattatgtcagCGCAAAAATCAGTTAGAGAAGCTTGGCATTTTAGTTAAGGAAAGATTCATTATCCATTATCTATTTTAAGCcataatttgttaattgtaAAGCTGATTATAATAGTGATTTATGGCGTTGTTTGCTTGCGCAAATATACAAATGAAATTGATCCGGTAAAGTGAGATAGGTGAGGCATGATTACCTTTATGATATACAGACATAATTTTCGAATTCAGGTACGGACGAAACTTTCGCCGAAACTTCGTATCCCGCGAGAAAGAGTCGTCACGATAAATCTCGCAAGATATACGGAATAACTTCTTATTGCCGGAACTCTGCGGGCGTAAATCTCGCTCTCCCTGTCGTCGCTAATTCTGACTACGGCGCGTCACATCTCGAATCGCGAACCAATTTCCGAAGACCGTCAGAACTTGAAGAACTTTTCCTCGCGCTATTGGTGCTTTTGTTGAACTTTGATCATCGAGGCGTTTACCACTTTTACCATCGACAGCGTCGCCGATAAATCGCGCGGATAAATTGCGCAAGGAACATTCTGTTAAATCGGATGATCTAATGATGGGGATCGATACAAGATCAGGCGACTTGATTATGTCATCCGCGAGACATCTCTTTATGATATGAAAGAACTAGTAATCGCCATGAAATCGATTTGCGCTTTTAAGGTTCCCTCAACCGAGCTTAATTCCGAAAGTCGAAACACGACGAGAATGCACAATAGCGTACAAAAGTtcgtacataatatatatcagGGAAATTCGGCTCGAATGTATGTACACCTCTCTCTCATCCGCTCCCGCTTGCCTCTGCAAAAAGCCGTAATGGAGTTTCGACGTTTGTCGGCATTGTTTCGCTATTTTGTAAGCTGTGTATCGAGAGCGCGTATCGTCTCTAACGGATTGCTTGATTTTACGGAACGCCGAGGGGCGAAAATGCAAGTTACAGTAGATAGGAACGTCTACGTCCGTCTGTTTACAATTCcagaaaattctctctctctctctctctctctctctctctctctctctctctctctatctaatCGTCTTTAACAGCTCTTTGAGACTCTTCGGAACTCCGTTGAAATCGTAAATGCTTTACTCGATTCTCCTCCTTCTCGCGTTCGTTGTCGCAGCTAATCATTCGCGCAACTAATTAGTTCTTGCACATTCTCTAAGCGGATTTAATGTCGCGTACGTTGTAAGCGGatctttaatgttattattatgaatttcTTATGTATCTAAATTTTTGATGACCAGCAAAATATTAACGAAGAATTATAAGTAttcgacaattaaaaaaaatttatttttgatatatatatatatatatatgtatatattttgataattgatagattttaataaCTGTGTTTTTTAATCCCATTTATTTCACATGTGCATatgagattattattatattattattatattattattatattattatattatattctgtttatgaatttaaaagaggtttcctaatttaaaaaattcttatttttgcaactaaataatttgctagttgcttttattattatatacgaaTTATCAtagaatatcttatttaaatcgAACATGATTTGCGTAAATTTTTGCGATGCAAtcgatttttcttctctttcgttCTCGTTTTCCAAATTCAAGTGATGTAGTCGCGCttgattgatttttataggtatatggtatatatataagttcATTTAGCCATGACAAATTAGATTTCCGTATAGCTCTCTCCTCCCCCGGAATTTGGTTTACCGAAAATGTTCAAAGGCAAATCGAAGCTTTAAGGAGATTATTTGTCACCGATATACTACTTTTTTGTCCGAGAAgcatcaattaaaataaaaaaaaaatttggtttgtGAAACTAAAATTGCAGTTTTCGATTtagataaagaaattattttttttctgacaaatttgattatgattttatttaaaaaaagaagaaaagaaggatataaataaataaattgctaCTTTACAGCGAGATTTTGGATAAAACGGTTTTTACATTTATCGAGCTCGAATGTACAATGCCGccatttaattaactttctcTCGTAATCTTTAATTCCAGTTCTCGTGGcgaaggaagaaagagagattagTAAAGACTTGAAATTCCATTACgaaaaataagaagaggaaGCGGCGGGACAGATACAAATCGCAAAATGGATGAGGATCGACAGCGGGAACTTCGGATATTCAAGTCGCTCAACAGTCAATACGAATCCTTcgtcaaatttattaacactACACCTCACACCATTACTTTGTACTGGATGGATTATCAGGGGCAGGCGATTAATTATGGCGATCTGTCACCTGGCGACTTCAGAGAAATAAACACGTTTCAAACGCATCCGTGGATTTTCGTCAATAGAGAGACGGGTGTCAGGTATGTGTAATAACAGCAATCGTTTCCCTGGCAGAAATTTAGTTCAATAAACTGTTTCTCACAAATTGTGGGTAATCGTTTGCAAATATGTAGTCCTTGAGGGCAAAGTTCAATATATTGCCAcagtttgatttttaaaatgccAAAAAGTGGTTCTGAAACTGCCCGTTTATATTTCCAGATTACCTAAATTATTTCACAtctaattatacaaattgttatattaataaaattaatgttggtTAACATTTGTGCGCTTCTTCCGCATTTCTAACAGAGATCATTAAAGAATTGTGTTTGGCATtcttattattcataaaatcgtaaagtattttttttgaaatatcgaCTTTGAATGGATGGATTAATAATGCCTGGGGTGAAACGAAACAGGTACTTGGTGAACCAGTGCGATGTTTTCTTCCCTGCGCCGTGGTTCCGCGCATACCGTGGGGTTAGTCGCGCGGAGCTCAATAATCTGCCACAAAGAATCGAGAGGACCAACGTGTACATTGTATTACCGATGTTCACTCTGCAGCAATTGTCACTGAGGGTCATCAAAAATTGTCTCACGTACGATTCGCAGGCTTTCCTCCTCGACATTCCGCGAAGCCTCCAGTTAGAGCTCTCTACAATGCTACCGAGGAAACCTGGACCCTCGTGACATGTTCTCTCCTAACGCCATTATTTTCACGCGATTAAGATAATGGCGcgattagaataataataccGCGATTAAGATAATAGCGACAGAGAAACTAGGACATTTGTACAAaagaaacttgtgcaaaaatgaagaaaatgtttCACGAGTTTTTTCATTTCCTTTTTATAGGGAGAAGAGTTGAATGAATCTTTTCGcaccttttttttaacaagtacTTGTACAgtcatatatcatatattatttaatgccATTACGTACAAagtgcaatttaaaaaaatgtaaattaatataatttacttataaagtaaaagaaatttttttatgcaacgCACCAAAATCGAACAAACTTTTTACAGCTTTAAGATTAATTGTCTCATTGCATTGTGCTGTactcaaatttttaatcacgGTTTATTGTATGTaagaatatttgaaaagaGACGAGGTATGTTTGCTAAAATTGGACGTCTGATTATTCcagtaagtttttaatttaaaattttataatcaggATCAACTTAAATCAACACATGCTTCTCTTTCAACTCGAAAAGCATTTCAAAGAATTGAGatctgagaaaaattatttctatttttgccatgcatatttagataatagacgaataattaatatgtaatattttatatttacaatatattttatacttacaaaTTCATATTACTTGTGTGAGAGAGCTGTACACGATAAGATACGTACCGTTGTTTAATGAATCCCATTGATGGCCTAACTCTCTATAACGATTTCGATTAGATACGCCACTCAGGAAGTTTCAGGAAAATCGTCGATAGTAATCCGGGCTCGTTTCCGCAATTTGTTAGCAGAGTTCCGAAGGTATTAACCGACTCCTCTTCCGCGCCTCGTCCTTTTCGCTCCTTTCACGTTTCTCCTTGTTTTCCACGTGAGCTCAATAGATATtccaaaaactttttttcactaATTAACAGTTAGTCAAATATTCGAATATGTTCAGAAGTGAAATGTATAGTGACGCATTTGTTGTCAAAATGTACTTTTTGTCAAataggtaaaaatatatatatatagtaataaataaataaataaatatatatatatatatgtatatgtatttacagTTTAGATCACTGCATCAGTCACTGAACAATAGATCACTTTGGTGTAAATAactgtttaagaaaaatattaaagtaataaattgattaatattttatttaaagatctatttttcatacagatctaattaaaatatctttttttttcttgaaaatgtaattaagtaGTTTTTACTTGTGCATTATTGAGTGattcaatttcttatttgtttattgacTGGTGtagtgattttatataaaatacaaaatacatgtGTTACGttacaaaaattgtacaaaaaaatatatttttaaataatatatgactTTTAAATGATTTACATTGAAACCTTTTATTTTAAGGAATCCGCATATGTTACGCGAGAGGAAAGTTGTCTCTCGTATCCGGAGTAGTCGTTGAAATGAAATTTCGATGAAATTTGATTCAACGACTGTTCCACGAAATGTGAGTGCACGAAGCATGCAATTTTACTGCGTCTTTCgtgtagatatttttttattatatacgcTCATGTGTAATAAAGGAaggcgaaagagagaggacTGTGGAGTGGCGGCGCGAAGAGGGGGCTGTCGGTAAGTCAATTTCCACCCGCGGTTATTCGAGTAGTCAGCAATCGATTAAACACGCGCTAAATGGACTCTGGTCACTTCCTCTTAATCTATCCTGACCCTAATGGGTTTTAAACCTTCGCGGAATGTCATCGCGCGATTCGCCTGCGGTCGGACTTATTGCCTGTTACGGATTAATATTCCAAACACAACGTAAATTCCGTGCTTTGATCGTGAATACCTGAAATTGACTTCTAATTAAAATCTCATCGTCGATAATAGATCTGCCGATTGAAGGGAATGAAGAGTGGCATTTTTAGATGTGCGTCTAATTCTCTCGAGTGCAGCGTG is a genomic window of Monomorium pharaonis isolate MP-MQ-018 chromosome 7, ASM1337386v2, whole genome shotgun sequence containing:
- the LOC105837273 gene encoding von Hippel-Lindau tumor suppressor homolog, whose amino-acid sequence is MDEDRQRELRIFKSLNSQYESFVKFINTTPHTITLYWMDYQGQAINYGDLSPGDFREINTFQTHPWIFVNRETGVRYLVNQCDVFFPAPWFRAYRGVSRAELNNLPQRIERTNVYIVLPMFTLQQLSLRVIKNCLTYDSQAFLLDIPRSLQLELSTMLPRKPGPS